A single genomic interval of Mustela nigripes isolate SB6536 chromosome 7, MUSNIG.SB6536, whole genome shotgun sequence harbors:
- the STAMBP gene encoding STAM-binding protein isoform X2 → MSDHGDVSLPPEDRVRALSQMGSAVEINEDIPPRRYFRSGVEIIRMASIYSEEGNIEHAFILYNKYITLFIEKLPKHRDYKSAVIPEKKDTVKKLKEIAFPKAEELKEELLKRYTKEYIEYNEEKKREAEELARSVAIQQELEKERQRVAQQKQQQLEQEQFHAFEEMIRNQELEKERLKIVQEFGKVDPGLGGPLVPDLEKPSPDAFPPAPVASAQSTDCNTTVRPAKPPVVDRSLKPGALSNSESTPTIDRLRHVAVPERLCPQFLQLASANTARGVETCGILCGKLMRNEFTITHVLIPKQSAGSDYCHTENEEELFLIQDQQGLITLGWIHRKKGHEDKGTLQ, encoded by the exons ATGTCTGACCATGGAGATGTGAGCCTTCCACCCGAAGACCGGGTGAGGGCCCTCTCCCAGATGGGTAGCGCAGTGGAGATAAATGAAGACATTCCACCCCGACGGTACTTCCGCTCTGGAGTCGAGATTATCCGAATGGCATCCATTTACTCTGAGGAAGGCAACATTGAACACGCCTTCATCCTCTATAACAAGTATATCAC GCTCTTTATTGAGAAACTCCCAAAGCATCGAGATTACAAATCGGCTGTCATTCCTGAAAAGAAAGACACAGTAAAG AAGTTGAAGGAAATTGCATTTCCCAAGGCAGAAGAGCTGAAGGAAGAGCTATTAAAACGatatacaaaagaatatatagaatataatgaAGAAAAG aagagggaagcagaagagcTCGCACGGAGCGTGGCCATCcagcaggagctggagaaggagcgGCAGAGGGTGgcccagcagaagcagcagcagttgGAGCAAGAGCAGTTCCATGCCTTTGAGGAGATGATCCGGAACCAGGAGCTGGAAAAGGAGCGACTGAAGATCGTGCAGGAGTTTGGGAAGGTGGACCCTGGCCTAGGCGGCCCCCTGGTGCCGGACTTGGAGAAGCCCTCCCCAGATGCATTCCCCCCGGCACCTGTGGCATCTGCACAGTCTACAGACTGTAATACGACCGTGAGGCCTGCCAAGCCACCCGTGGTGGACAGGTCCTTGAAACCAGGAGCACTGAGCAACTCAGAAAGTA CTCCTACAATCGACAGACTGCGCCATGTGGCAGTGCCCGAGAGGCTCTGCCCGCAGTTCCTCCAGTTAGCCAGTGCCAACACAGCCCGAGGAGTAGAGACATGTGGAATTCTCTGTGGAAAACTG atgaggaaTGAGTTTACCATTACTCATGTTCTCATCCCCAAGCAAAGTGCCGGGTCTGATTATTGCCACACCGAGAACGAAGAAGAGCTCTTCCTCATACAGGATCAGCAGGGTCTCATCACACTGGGCTGGATCCAT CGTAAGAAAGGACATGAAGATAAAGGTACACTTCAGTGA
- the STAMBP gene encoding STAM-binding protein isoform X1 encodes MSDHGDVSLPPEDRVRALSQMGSAVEINEDIPPRRYFRSGVEIIRMASIYSEEGNIEHAFILYNKYITLFIEKLPKHRDYKSAVIPEKKDTVKKLKEIAFPKAEELKEELLKRYTKEYIEYNEEKKREAEELARSVAIQQELEKERQRVAQQKQQQLEQEQFHAFEEMIRNQELEKERLKIVQEFGKVDPGLGGPLVPDLEKPSPDAFPPAPVASAQSTDCNTTVRPAKPPVVDRSLKPGALSNSESTPTIDRLRHVAVPERLCPQFLQLASANTARGVETCGILCGKLMRNEFTITHVLIPKQSAGSDYCHTENEEELFLIQDQQGLITLGWIHTHPTQTAFLSSVDLHTHCSYQMMLPESIAIVCSPKFQETGFFKLTDHGLEEISSCRQKGFHPHSKDPPLFCSCSHVTVVDRAVTITDLR; translated from the exons ATGTCTGACCATGGAGATGTGAGCCTTCCACCCGAAGACCGGGTGAGGGCCCTCTCCCAGATGGGTAGCGCAGTGGAGATAAATGAAGACATTCCACCCCGACGGTACTTCCGCTCTGGAGTCGAGATTATCCGAATGGCATCCATTTACTCTGAGGAAGGCAACATTGAACACGCCTTCATCCTCTATAACAAGTATATCAC GCTCTTTATTGAGAAACTCCCAAAGCATCGAGATTACAAATCGGCTGTCATTCCTGAAAAGAAAGACACAGTAAAG AAGTTGAAGGAAATTGCATTTCCCAAGGCAGAAGAGCTGAAGGAAGAGCTATTAAAACGatatacaaaagaatatatagaatataatgaAGAAAAG aagagggaagcagaagagcTCGCACGGAGCGTGGCCATCcagcaggagctggagaaggagcgGCAGAGGGTGgcccagcagaagcagcagcagttgGAGCAAGAGCAGTTCCATGCCTTTGAGGAGATGATCCGGAACCAGGAGCTGGAAAAGGAGCGACTGAAGATCGTGCAGGAGTTTGGGAAGGTGGACCCTGGCCTAGGCGGCCCCCTGGTGCCGGACTTGGAGAAGCCCTCCCCAGATGCATTCCCCCCGGCACCTGTGGCATCTGCACAGTCTACAGACTGTAATACGACCGTGAGGCCTGCCAAGCCACCCGTGGTGGACAGGTCCTTGAAACCAGGAGCACTGAGCAACTCAGAAAGTA CTCCTACAATCGACAGACTGCGCCATGTGGCAGTGCCCGAGAGGCTCTGCCCGCAGTTCCTCCAGTTAGCCAGTGCCAACACAGCCCGAGGAGTAGAGACATGTGGAATTCTCTGTGGAAAACTG atgaggaaTGAGTTTACCATTACTCATGTTCTCATCCCCAAGCAAAGTGCCGGGTCTGATTATTGCCACACCGAGAACGAAGAAGAGCTCTTCCTCATACAGGATCAGCAGGGTCTCATCACACTGGGCTGGATCCAT aCTCATCCCACACAGACCGCCTTCCTCTCCAGTGTTGACCTACACACTCATTGCTCCTACCAGATGATGTTGCCGGAGTCAATAGCCATTGTTTGCTCCCCCAAATTCCAAGA AACTGGATTCTTTAAACTAACTGACCATGGGCTAGAGGAGATTTCTTCCTGTCGCCAGAAAGGATTTCATCCACACAGCAAGGATCCACCTCTCTTCTGT AGCTGCAGCCATGTGACTGTTGTGGACAGAGCAGTGACCATCACAGACCTTCGATGA